From a single Stackebrandtia endophytica genomic region:
- a CDS encoding roadblock/LC7 domain-containing protein yields MTDLGVYERSLSMLLASLVARTPGLSHAVLVSVDGMPLAMSTGLPRERALQLASIGAGMLSIADGAGTVMNTGDANQIMVEMAEGLLLAAPVGPQICLSLLAVSECSREQLGYEIGHFAAQVRPLLDEALTNTGQIPKIR; encoded by the coding sequence TTGACTGACCTGGGAGTGTATGAGCGCTCGTTGAGTATGTTGCTGGCGTCCCTGGTGGCGCGTACACCTGGCCTCTCGCATGCGGTGCTGGTCAGCGTGGACGGCATGCCGTTGGCGATGTCGACGGGACTGCCGAGGGAGCGGGCTCTCCAGCTCGCGAGTATCGGCGCCGGGATGTTGTCGATCGCCGATGGTGCCGGCACCGTGATGAACACCGGTGACGCCAACCAGATCATGGTGGAGATGGCGGAGGGTCTGTTGTTGGCCGCACCGGTGGGGCCCCAGATCTGTCTGTCCCTGTTGGCGGTGTCGGAGTGCAGCCGTGAACAGTTGGGATACGAGATCGGCCATTTCGCGGCCCAGGTGCGGCCGCTGTTGGACGAGGCCCTGACCAACACCGGCCAGATCCCCAAGATCCGTTAG
- a CDS encoding ABC transporter ATP-binding protein translates to MSTRATEPDDPAPPSAVRRLLAGLVWRQKSRLGLGWLLLSLHQACEAAVPIAIGITIDVAVATRDLTALAWCIGGTIALFTVLALAWRFGARQTVIALERETHGLRMRLTRRALDPRGHATGLSTGETLAVATSDAEKAALFIRAISMGIAAVMAIVVSAIALLWIDAPLGIGVLVGVPVLLGVLQLVGPPLSRRSVDAQAATATTTGLATDFVTGLRTLRGIGATGRAADRYRASSEVALGKSLKAVSVTGVFQAITTGLSGLFLAAVAGVAGWFTLSGRLSIGELITVIGLAQFIAEPMRTLGMCSQIAAVAKASAGRVIGLLAAPPVVADSGTDTGTVEAVELSLRGMTHRNLTGLDLSVAPGETLGVVCHDPADADALLNLVNRTVATDDHDGRLTLGGIPADTITLTDYRRIVHVEPHRTTLFEGNLGANLTAAAATGGDLAVRTDRAVTAAAATDVIDSHPDGLNRHLDDQGRSLSGGQRQRLGLARALVTDPPILVLHDPTTAIDAATEELAAEGLAALRGRNPSRSTILITSSPALLGKTDRVVVIDAGRLVRSGTHHDLLEADSDYRKAVLR, encoded by the coding sequence ATGTCCACGCGCGCTACCGAACCGGATGACCCGGCGCCGCCATCGGCGGTTCGCCGGTTGCTGGCCGGACTGGTATGGCGACAGAAAAGTCGCCTCGGCCTGGGGTGGTTGCTGCTGTCACTGCACCAGGCCTGCGAAGCGGCGGTCCCCATCGCCATCGGCATCACCATCGACGTCGCCGTGGCCACTCGCGACCTCACCGCCCTCGCCTGGTGCATCGGCGGAACGATCGCGCTGTTCACCGTGCTGGCACTGGCCTGGCGATTCGGTGCCAGGCAGACCGTCATCGCGCTAGAACGCGAAACCCACGGTCTGCGCATGCGGCTCACACGACGGGCATTGGACCCTCGAGGCCACGCGACCGGGTTGAGCACCGGCGAAACCCTCGCCGTGGCGACCTCCGACGCCGAGAAGGCCGCCCTGTTCATCCGGGCGATATCCATGGGCATCGCCGCGGTCATGGCCATCGTCGTGTCCGCCATCGCACTGTTGTGGATCGATGCGCCATTGGGGATCGGAGTCCTGGTGGGCGTACCGGTTCTGCTCGGCGTACTGCAACTCGTCGGTCCGCCGTTGAGCCGTCGAAGCGTTGACGCGCAAGCCGCCACCGCCACCACCACCGGGCTGGCCACCGACTTCGTCACCGGGCTGCGCACCCTACGGGGGATCGGGGCCACCGGTCGCGCCGCCGACCGGTACCGCGCCTCCAGCGAGGTCGCGCTGGGGAAGTCCCTCAAGGCCGTGTCGGTCACGGGAGTGTTCCAAGCGATCACCACCGGCCTCAGTGGACTATTTCTGGCGGCGGTCGCCGGAGTGGCCGGCTGGTTCACCCTCTCCGGACGACTGTCCATCGGAGAGCTGATCACCGTCATCGGACTGGCTCAGTTCATAGCCGAACCCATGCGAACCCTCGGAATGTGCAGCCAGATCGCCGCGGTGGCCAAAGCCTCCGCGGGGCGCGTCATCGGGCTGTTGGCCGCGCCACCGGTCGTCGCCGATTCCGGCACCGACACCGGGACCGTCGAGGCCGTGGAGCTGTCACTGCGCGGAATGACCCACCGAAACCTGACCGGGTTGGACCTGTCGGTGGCGCCCGGCGAGACCCTGGGCGTGGTGTGCCACGACCCCGCCGATGCCGACGCGCTGCTCAACCTGGTGAACCGCACCGTCGCCACCGATGACCACGACGGTCGGCTGACCCTCGGCGGAATCCCCGCCGACACCATCACCCTCACCGACTACCGACGCATCGTTCACGTCGAACCCCATCGCACCACGCTGTTCGAAGGCAACCTCGGCGCCAACCTGACCGCAGCCGCCGCCACCGGTGGCGACCTCGCCGTCCGGACCGACCGAGCCGTGACCGCCGCTGCCGCCACCGACGTGATCGACAGCCACCCCGACGGCCTGAACCGGCACCTCGACGATCAGGGGCGAAGCCTGTCCGGAGGCCAACGGCAACGCCTCGGTCTGGCGCGGGCACTGGTCACCGACCCACCGATCCTGGTGCTGCACGACCCCACCACAGCGATAGACGCCGCCACCGAGGAACTGGCCGCCGAAGGACTGGCCGCGCTGCGCGGACGCAACCCCTCACGCAGCACCATTCTTATAACCAGTTCGCCCGCGCTACTGGGCAAGACCGACCGCGTCGTCGTGATCGACGCGGGCCGTCTCGTCCGAAGCGGCACCCACCACGACCTCCTCGAAGCCGACTCGGACTACCGAAAAGCGGTGCTGCGATGA
- a CDS encoding ABC transporter ATP-binding protein has protein sequence MTTTLETTQSEPERQLLPVATAGQTWKLMRQELIGHPALVILAIVTMAAATGAGLVAPWMLGVLVDQVNDGGDLSDVITVVVVLVIAAIVSAILTGVGSALVARTGNTIVARLRERVLHKTLNLPTATSERVGTGDLLSRVGDDVSEVSEGFIRVGPQAVSSGLMVVLTGAGLFALDWRLGLAGVIAIPAYIMGLRWYLPRSAPYYARERVAMGERSHALVGSLRGAETVRAYRLEERHIAEIDNRSAAAMNVSIDVFALFTRFASRSNRAECIGLVAVLMVGFFLVDADLVTVGAVTAAALYFHRLFNPLGGLIMVFDDVQSTGASLARLAGVVQMPDPPTVEAQRDPADPGLDLARITHRYEDGPTVLSDVDLTVAPGERVALVGASGAGKTTLAGIAAGIIAPSAGTVRLGGVDLTGLPESEIRRRICLLSQEVHVFSGSLAQDLRLARPDVDDGTLWSVLALVDADSWVKALPEGLDTRVGDNAHQLTASQAQQIALARLVLADPEVVILDEATAEAGSAGARRLEEAAASATDGRTTIVVAHRLTQAQQADRVVVMDAGRIVEVGSHTELLAADGRYHQLWQSWTGTTE, from the coding sequence ATGACCACGACCCTCGAAACCACCCAGTCCGAACCCGAGCGTCAGCTGCTTCCCGTCGCCACCGCCGGTCAGACCTGGAAGTTGATGCGGCAGGAACTCATCGGCCATCCCGCACTGGTGATCCTCGCGATCGTCACGATGGCGGCGGCGACCGGTGCGGGCCTGGTCGCACCATGGATGCTGGGAGTGCTGGTCGACCAGGTCAACGACGGCGGTGACCTGTCCGATGTGATCACCGTGGTCGTCGTCCTGGTCATCGCGGCGATCGTCAGTGCGATCCTGACCGGCGTCGGATCGGCCCTGGTGGCCAGGACCGGAAACACCATCGTCGCCAGGTTGCGGGAACGGGTGCTGCACAAGACACTGAACCTTCCCACCGCGACATCCGAACGGGTGGGGACCGGCGACCTGTTGTCCCGAGTCGGCGACGACGTGTCCGAAGTGTCGGAGGGCTTCATCCGGGTCGGGCCACAGGCCGTCTCGTCCGGATTGATGGTCGTGCTGACCGGTGCGGGACTGTTCGCCCTCGACTGGCGGTTGGGCCTGGCCGGGGTGATCGCCATCCCCGCCTACATCATGGGACTGCGCTGGTACCTGCCACGGTCGGCGCCGTACTACGCCAGGGAACGCGTCGCGATGGGGGAGCGGTCACACGCACTGGTCGGGTCGCTGCGCGGTGCCGAAACCGTTCGCGCCTACCGGTTGGAGGAACGCCACATCGCCGAGATCGACAACCGGTCGGCGGCGGCGATGAACGTATCGATCGACGTGTTCGCGCTGTTCACCCGGTTCGCCTCCCGAAGCAACCGCGCCGAGTGCATCGGCCTCGTCGCCGTCCTCATGGTCGGGTTCTTCCTGGTCGACGCGGACCTGGTGACCGTCGGAGCGGTGACCGCCGCGGCACTGTACTTCCACCGGCTGTTCAACCCGTTGGGCGGACTCATCATGGTGTTCGACGACGTCCAGTCCACCGGCGCCAGTCTGGCCAGGCTCGCCGGTGTCGTCCAGATGCCCGACCCGCCGACCGTCGAAGCGCAGCGGGACCCGGCCGACCCCGGCCTGGATCTGGCGCGGATCACCCACCGCTACGAGGACGGACCGACCGTTCTATCTGATGTGGACTTGACGGTGGCCCCGGGGGAACGCGTGGCACTGGTGGGTGCCAGCGGCGCCGGAAAGACGACGTTGGCGGGAATCGCCGCCGGCATCATCGCCCCCTCGGCGGGCACCGTGCGACTGGGCGGAGTCGACCTGACCGGGCTACCCGAATCCGAGATCCGCCGTCGGATCTGCCTATTGAGCCAAGAAGTGCACGTCTTCTCCGGCAGCCTCGCGCAAGATCTGCGGCTGGCCCGTCCCGACGTCGACGACGGCACGCTGTGGTCGGTGTTGGCGCTGGTCGACGCCGATTCCTGGGTCAAGGCATTGCCCGAGGGCCTGGACACGAGGGTGGGGGACAACGCCCATCAGTTGACCGCGTCGCAGGCGCAACAAATCGCCCTGGCGCGCCTGGTCCTCGCCGACCCCGAGGTCGTCATCCTGGACGAGGCCACCGCCGAGGCCGGCAGCGCCGGTGCCCGTCGTCTGGAGGAGGCCGCCGCCTCGGCGACCGACGGTCGAACCACCATTGTGGTGGCTCATCGGCTCACTCAGGCGCAACAGGCGGATCGGGTCGTGGTGATGGACGCGGGCCGCATCGTCGAGGTGGGAAGCCACACCGAGTTGTTGGCCGCCGACGGCAGATACCACCAACTGTGGCAGAGCTGGACCGGCACAACCGAGTGA